From the Candidatus Dormiibacterota bacterium genome, one window contains:
- a CDS encoding Ig-like domain-containing protein, whose product MISTRPRSLPAALLALAGSVVLSACSGSSAAGQGQAGAGAPRAAPPVIAISPGDGDASVKLDAPVRVSSMDGRLDTVVLHSVADPTPLAGQMSADHASWTSSALFDPVTKYLVEATAKGQNGLTGIARAGFTTEATAGRLTAAPQPADGSTVGVGMPVILRFNTPIPPERQAALIQRVTVQSVPATAGAWHWFAPTELHWRPREYWQPGTKVTVTASLRGLDAGNDVWGLGDFGYSFVIGEKHVSTIDTVSHQMTVTANDQVVHTYPISAGRAKNPTISGVLVVRYKQYDVLMDSQSIGIPRYSPDGYYEHVYWDTAVSTSGYFVHSAPWSMWAQGSSNVSHGCVNLSPARAQEFYQFSQIGDVVQVTGSSLTADASDGEGDWQIPFDQFANTGAGAATPPASARPGGGL is encoded by the coding sequence ATGATCTCCACGCGTCCCCGCTCTCTTCCCGCCGCCCTGCTGGCCCTGGCCGGCTCCGTCGTGCTCAGCGCCTGCTCCGGCTCGTCCGCCGCGGGCCAGGGCCAGGCGGGCGCGGGCGCGCCCAGGGCCGCCCCGCCGGTGATCGCCATCTCGCCCGGCGACGGGGACGCCTCGGTCAAGCTCGACGCCCCGGTGCGGGTGAGCAGCATGGACGGCAGGCTCGACACCGTGGTCCTCCACTCGGTCGCCGACCCCACCCCGCTGGCGGGGCAGATGTCCGCCGACCACGCCAGCTGGACCTCGAGCGCGCTCTTCGACCCGGTCACGAAGTACCTGGTCGAGGCCACCGCGAAGGGGCAGAACGGGCTGACCGGGATCGCACGCGCCGGCTTCACCACCGAGGCCACCGCCGGCCGCCTCACCGCCGCGCCCCAGCCCGCCGATGGCAGCACCGTGGGCGTCGGGATGCCGGTGATCCTCCGCTTCAACACCCCGATCCCGCCGGAGCGGCAGGCGGCGCTGATCCAGCGGGTGACGGTGCAGTCGGTCCCGGCCACGGCCGGAGCCTGGCACTGGTTCGCCCCCACCGAGCTGCACTGGCGGCCCCGGGAGTACTGGCAGCCGGGCACGAAGGTGACCGTCACCGCCAGCCTGCGCGGCCTCGACGCCGGCAACGACGTCTGGGGCCTCGGGGACTTCGGCTACTCCTTCGTCATCGGCGAGAAGCACGTGTCGACCATCGACACCGTCAGCCACCAGATGACGGTCACCGCCAACGACCAGGTGGTCCACACCTATCCGATCAGCGCCGGCCGGGCGAAGAACCCGACCATCAGCGGCGTGCTGGTGGTGCGCTACAAGCAGTACGACGTGCTCATGGACTCGCAGTCGATCGGCATCCCCCGGTACTCACCCGACGGCTATTACGAGCACGTCTACTGGGACACGGCGGTCTCCACGTCCGGCTACTTCGTGCACAGCGCACCCTGGTCGATGTGGGCGCAGGGCAGCTCCAACGTGTCCCACGGCTGCGTGAACCTGAGCCCGGCGCGGGCCCAGGAGTTCTACCAGTTCAGCCAGATCGGCGACGTCGTGCAGGTGACCGGCAGCTCGCTCACCGCCGACGCCAGCGACGGCGAGGGCGACTGGCAGATCCCCTTCGATCAGTTCGCCAACACCGGCGCGGGAGCGGCCACCCCTCCGGCGAGCGCCAGGCCGGGGGGCGGGCTCTGA
- a CDS encoding ribonuclease H-like domain-containing protein gives MEVADRAAAVAALRQRLARLGGGGAPTAPRPRVARELETVAERRAEGARQGGFEPQEAGGGIAWVRRVSVDLGPFLERAGAPGPVTAAQLLRLTLGDPGPHRPLWDASSAAVLDLETLGLRGSGVLAFLAGIGVPRGDRLEIDQVLLVDPGAERAALLAALARLAGRRVLVSYNGRSFDVPALRSRLVVNRLDPAALEAGMHCDVLVPVRRLFRDRLGACTLGRAERDLLGLERHGEVPGCEAPARYQAWLRGAGWGVLEGVVVHNQLDLCATMVLAARVAAHLEGRMVAPVHPADRYRLAVHLERSGVAESVEEHLRATVAGERGPWDRQAAHALAARLRRRGGAAEAEAVEILGRLWRGRPSDLRAARALAISLERLQRHAEALAVAEGSLELCSRLEGWRLSALRGAPAGGWVVDWERRCRRLRGRLAAQSPPPGLALAGGVAAPAPVLAN, from the coding sequence ATGGAGGTCGCCGACCGCGCCGCCGCGGTGGCGGCACTGCGCCAGCGGCTGGCCCGCCTCGGCGGCGGGGGCGCACCCACCGCGCCCCGGCCACGGGTCGCCCGCGAGCTCGAGACGGTCGCGGAGCGGCGCGCCGAGGGCGCTCGTCAGGGGGGCTTCGAGCCCCAGGAGGCGGGCGGCGGGATCGCCTGGGTGCGCCGGGTGAGCGTCGACCTGGGGCCGTTCCTGGAGCGCGCCGGCGCCCCCGGGCCGGTCACCGCCGCCCAGCTGCTGCGCCTCACCCTGGGCGACCCCGGCCCGCACCGGCCGCTCTGGGACGCGTCGTCGGCCGCGGTCCTCGACCTCGAGACCCTCGGGCTGCGGGGGAGCGGGGTGCTCGCCTTCCTCGCCGGCATCGGGGTGCCCCGGGGCGACCGCCTCGAGATCGACCAGGTCCTGCTCGTCGACCCCGGGGCGGAGCGGGCGGCCCTGCTCGCCGCTCTGGCGCGGCTGGCCGGCCGCCGGGTGCTGGTCTCCTACAACGGCCGCAGCTTCGACGTGCCCGCGCTGCGCTCACGGCTGGTGGTCAACCGCCTCGATCCCGCGGCGCTCGAGGCGGGGATGCACTGCGACGTGCTGGTTCCGGTGCGCCGCCTCTTCCGCGACCGCCTCGGCGCCTGCACCCTGGGCCGTGCCGAGCGCGACCTGCTCGGTCTGGAGCGCCACGGCGAGGTGCCGGGCTGCGAGGCGCCGGCCCGCTACCAGGCCTGGCTGCGGGGCGCCGGCTGGGGCGTCCTCGAGGGGGTGGTGGTCCACAACCAGCTCGACCTCTGCGCCACGATGGTGCTGGCGGCGCGGGTGGCCGCCCACCTCGAGGGCCGGATGGTGGCGCCGGTCCACCCCGCCGACCGCTACCGGCTCGCCGTCCACCTCGAGCGCAGTGGGGTGGCCGAGTCGGTGGAGGAGCACCTCCGCGCCACCGTCGCCGGGGAGCGGGGGCCGTGGGACCGGCAGGCCGCCCACGCCCTGGCGGCCCGGCTGCGCCGCCGCGGAGGCGCGGCCGAGGCCGAGGCGGTCGAGATCCTCGGACGGCTCTGGCGCGGCCGGCCGAGCGACCTCCGCGCCGCCCGCGCCCTCGCCATCAGCCTGGAACGGCTGCAGCGCCACGCCGAGGCGCTCGCCGTCGCCGAGGGCTCGCTGGAGCTGTGCTCGCGGCTCGAGGGCTGGCGGCTGTCGGCGCTGCGGGGCGCCCCCGCGGGGGGCTGGGTGGTCGACTGGGAGCGGCGCTGCCGGCGGTTACGCGGCCGTCTCGCGGCTCAGAGCCCGCCCCCCGGCCTGGCGCTCGCCGGAGGGGTGGCCGCTCCCGCGCCGGTGTTGGCGAACTGA
- the fgd gene encoding glucose-6-phosphate dehydrogenase (coenzyme-F420) translates to MLTLGYKASAEQFGPRELLDFGILAEEVGFDSVVISDHFQPWRHVGGHAPFSFAWLGALGERTRRVRLGTSVVTPTLRYHPAIVAHATATLGCLDPGRVFLGVGTGEAMNEVPVGVTWPDQKERFARLREACELIRRLWTEERVTYEGTYFRTHMATLYDRPDPPPGLYVAASGPAAARLAGRLADGFICTSGKAPELYRDTLIPAVREGLDKAGRDPSEIELTIEMKVSYDTDRQKAMEDTRHWGALALSAEEKVGVEDPIEMERLADALPVERTASRFIVSSDPEEQIAGIRPYLELGFTHLVFHHPGPDQARFLRLYAEQVLPRLRALDSSG, encoded by the coding sequence GTGCTCACCCTCGGCTACAAGGCATCCGCAGAGCAGTTCGGTCCGCGCGAGCTCCTCGACTTCGGCATCCTCGCCGAGGAGGTGGGGTTCGACTCGGTCGTGATCAGCGATCACTTCCAGCCCTGGCGCCACGTCGGTGGCCACGCCCCCTTCTCCTTCGCCTGGCTCGGCGCGCTCGGCGAGCGCACCCGGCGGGTGCGGTTGGGCACCAGCGTGGTCACCCCGACGCTGCGCTACCACCCCGCGATCGTGGCCCACGCCACCGCCACCCTCGGCTGCCTCGACCCCGGCCGGGTCTTCCTCGGGGTGGGCACCGGCGAGGCGATGAACGAGGTGCCCGTGGGGGTCACCTGGCCGGACCAGAAGGAGCGCTTCGCCCGGCTCCGCGAGGCCTGCGAGCTGATCAGGCGGCTCTGGACCGAGGAGCGGGTGACCTACGAGGGCACCTACTTCCGCACCCACATGGCCACCCTCTACGACCGCCCGGATCCGCCCCCCGGCCTCTACGTCGCCGCCTCCGGCCCGGCCGCGGCGCGCCTCGCCGGACGGCTGGCGGACGGCTTCATCTGCACCAGCGGCAAGGCCCCCGAGCTCTACCGCGACACCCTCATCCCGGCGGTGCGCGAGGGGCTGGACAAGGCGGGCCGCGATCCATCCGAGATCGAGCTGACCATCGAGATGAAGGTCTCGTACGACACCGACCGGCAGAAGGCGATGGAGGACACCCGCCACTGGGGCGCGCTGGCGCTCTCCGCCGAGGAGAAGGTGGGCGTCGAGGACCCGATCGAGATGGAGCGGCTCGCCGACGCGCTGCCGGTGGAGCGCACCGCCTCGCGCTTCATCGTGTCGAGCGACCCCGAGGAGCAGATCGCCGGCATCCGCCCCTACCTCGAGCTCGGCTTCACCCACCTCGTGTTCCACCATCCCGGGCCCGACCAGGCGCGTTTCCTGCGGCTCTACGCCGAGCAGGTCCTGCCCCGGCTGCGCGCCCTCGACAGCTCGGGCTGA
- a CDS encoding acetyl-CoA C-acetyltransferase, translated as MPEAVIVAAGRSPIGRAMKGSLVDLRPDDLTAHVVSRVLDQVPQLDRGEIDDLILGCGLPGGESGFNMGRVVSLLAGLNVPGTTITRYCSSSLQTTRMAFHAIRAGEGDVFVSAGVETVSRFLNGSSDMPQCQNPRLQPGNPEGYPDVYIAMGLTAENVADREEISREEMDRFAARSQNRAVQSQIDGFFDREIIPVLRPDGAEVSRDDGPRPGTTAEVLGTLRPVFRENGRVTAGNACPLNDGAAAVVVMSDVRARELGITPLARIVSTGLSALAPEIMGLGPIEASKQALKRAGMTIDDVDVVEINEAFAAQVIPSARGIGLDAFDDRLNPFGGSIALGHPFGMTGARITCTLLNGLRTLDRRIGLETMCVGGGMGMAMILERLD; from the coding sequence ATGCCCGAAGCAGTCATCGTCGCCGCCGGCCGCTCGCCCATCGGCCGGGCCATGAAGGGCTCACTCGTCGACCTGCGGCCCGACGACCTCACCGCCCACGTGGTCTCCCGGGTGCTCGACCAGGTGCCCCAGCTGGACCGCGGCGAGATCGACGACCTCATCCTCGGCTGCGGTCTCCCCGGCGGCGAGTCGGGCTTCAACATGGGCCGGGTGGTGAGCCTGCTCGCCGGCCTCAACGTCCCCGGGACCACCATCACCCGCTACTGCTCGTCCTCGCTCCAGACCACGCGGATGGCCTTCCACGCGATCAGGGCCGGCGAGGGCGACGTCTTCGTCAGCGCCGGGGTGGAGACCGTCAGCCGCTTCCTCAACGGCAGCTCGGACATGCCCCAGTGCCAGAATCCGCGCCTCCAGCCGGGGAATCCCGAGGGCTACCCCGACGTCTACATCGCCATGGGCCTGACCGCGGAGAACGTCGCCGATCGCGAGGAGATCTCCCGCGAGGAGATGGACCGGTTCGCGGCGCGCAGCCAGAACCGGGCGGTGCAGTCACAGATCGACGGGTTCTTCGACCGCGAGATCATCCCGGTCCTGCGCCCCGACGGCGCCGAGGTGAGCCGCGACGACGGCCCCCGGCCCGGCACCACCGCCGAGGTGCTCGGCACCCTCCGGCCGGTCTTCCGTGAGAACGGCAGGGTCACCGCGGGCAACGCCTGCCCGCTGAACGACGGCGCCGCCGCCGTGGTGGTGATGTCCGACGTCCGCGCCCGCGAGCTGGGGATCACGCCGCTCGCCCGCATCGTCTCGACCGGGCTGAGCGCGCTCGCGCCCGAGATCATGGGCCTGGGCCCGATCGAGGCCTCGAAGCAGGCGCTGAAGCGGGCGGGGATGACCATCGACGACGTCGACGTGGTCGAGATCAACGAGGCGTTCGCCGCCCAGGTGATCCCCTCCGCCCGGGGGATCGGGCTCGACGCCTTCGACGACCGCCTCAACCCGTTCGGCGGCTCGATCGCCCTCGGCCACCCCTTCGGCATGACCGGGGCGCGGATCACCTGCACCCTGCTCAACGGCCTGCGCACCCTCGACAGGAGGATCGGGCTGGAGACGATGTGCGTCGGCGGCGGCATGGGGATGGCGATGATCCTGGAGCGGCTCGACTGA
- a CDS encoding SDR family oxidoreductase, translated as MQYFVTGATGFIGRQLLPLLLRREGGIAVLVRPGSTARFEALRERLDPGGSRLRAVAGDISQPGLGISEADRDGLRGAQVFHLAAVYDLTAGEEESDRANVEGTRNTVALANAIEAARLHHTSSIAVAGRFTGRFTEAMFDEGQELDHPYFRTKHAAEAIVRTESAVPYRIYRPGMVVGSSETGEADRVDGPYYAFKLIQRLRDSFPQWVPFAGPEGGELNLVPVDFVARAMDHIAHLPDRDGQVFHLVDPAPLSLGDTLNTFCRAAHAPEFALRLDRRMTRLVPGNALELIGGLPAVRRVRGQVLERLGIPEAALHYMDYPATFDAANAQEALRGTGIACPPLHTYAWRVWDWWERHLDPELPTEANLRRVLQDRVVLITGASSGIGRAVALRVAAAGAIVALVARGAEKLEELRAEVEAAGGRASVHPTDLSDVDGCRAMVRGVIAEHGRVDVLVNSAGRSIRRAVMHSLDRFHDFERTMQLNYFGAVACILEVVPGMRERGRGQVINISSIGAQTFPPRFAAYVASKAALDGFSRCLAAEVAADGVAITEIHMPLVRTPMIAPTSIYKSFPTISPEEAADMVVQSMISRPPEVSTRLGKAGQVTNAVSPGLAQLLMSAAYAVLPDSAPRPDGGGRAEPATVSPEAWAVGRLMRGIHL; from the coding sequence GTGCAGTACTTCGTCACCGGTGCCACGGGGTTCATCGGGCGCCAGCTGCTGCCGCTCCTGCTCCGCCGCGAGGGCGGGATCGCCGTCCTGGTCCGGCCCGGGTCGACGGCCAGGTTCGAGGCCCTCCGCGAGCGCCTCGACCCCGGGGGCTCCCGGCTGCGGGCGGTCGCCGGCGACATCTCCCAGCCCGGGCTCGGCATCTCCGAGGCCGACCGGGACGGCCTCCGCGGTGCCCAGGTCTTCCACCTGGCGGCCGTCTACGACCTCACCGCCGGCGAGGAGGAGTCCGACCGGGCCAACGTGGAGGGCACCCGCAACACCGTCGCCCTCGCCAACGCCATCGAGGCCGCCCGCCTCCACCACACCAGCTCGATCGCCGTCGCCGGCCGCTTCACGGGGCGGTTCACCGAGGCGATGTTCGACGAGGGGCAGGAGCTCGATCACCCCTACTTCCGCACCAAGCACGCCGCCGAGGCGATCGTCCGCACCGAGAGCGCCGTCCCCTACCGGATCTACCGGCCGGGGATGGTCGTCGGCTCCTCCGAGACCGGCGAGGCCGACCGGGTCGACGGCCCCTACTACGCCTTCAAGCTGATCCAGCGGCTGCGCGACTCGTTCCCCCAATGGGTGCCATTCGCCGGCCCCGAGGGAGGTGAGCTCAACCTCGTCCCCGTCGACTTCGTGGCCCGCGCGATGGACCACATCGCCCACCTGCCGGACCGCGACGGGCAGGTCTTCCACCTCGTCGATCCCGCCCCGCTCAGCCTCGGCGACACCCTCAACACCTTCTGCCGCGCCGCCCACGCGCCCGAGTTCGCGCTGCGCCTCGACCGGCGGATGACCCGGCTGGTGCCGGGGAACGCGCTCGAGCTGATCGGCGGGCTTCCGGCGGTGCGGCGGGTGCGCGGGCAGGTGCTGGAGCGGCTGGGGATCCCCGAGGCGGCGCTCCACTACATGGACTACCCGGCGACCTTCGACGCCGCCAACGCCCAGGAGGCGCTGCGCGGCACCGGCATCGCCTGCCCGCCGCTCCACACCTACGCCTGGAGGGTCTGGGACTGGTGGGAGCGGCACCTCGACCCCGAGCTGCCCACCGAGGCCAACCTGCGCCGCGTTCTCCAGGACCGGGTGGTGCTGATCACCGGTGCCTCCAGCGGTATCGGCCGGGCGGTGGCGCTGCGCGTCGCCGCCGCCGGCGCGATCGTGGCGCTGGTCGCGCGCGGCGCCGAGAAGCTCGAGGAGCTGCGCGCCGAGGTCGAGGCGGCGGGCGGGCGGGCCTCGGTCCACCCCACCGACCTCAGCGACGTCGATGGCTGCCGCGCGATGGTGCGCGGCGTGATCGCCGAGCACGGCCGCGTCGACGTGCTGGTGAACAGCGCCGGCCGATCGATCCGCCGGGCGGTGATGCACTCGCTCGACCGCTTCCACGACTTCGAGCGCACCATGCAGCTCAACTACTTCGGCGCCGTCGCCTGCATCCTCGAGGTGGTCCCGGGGATGCGGGAGCGCGGCCGCGGCCAGGTCATCAACATCTCCAGCATCGGTGCCCAGACCTTCCCGCCGCGCTTCGCCGCCTATGTGGCCAGCAAGGCCGCCCTCGACGGGTTCTCCCGCTGCCTCGCCGCCGAGGTGGCCGCCGACGGCGTCGCCATCACCGAGATCCACATGCCGCTGGTGCGCACCCCGATGATCGCGCCCACCTCGATCTACAAGAGCTTCCCCACCATCAGCCCCGAGGAGGCCGCGGACATGGTGGTGCAGTCGATGATCAGCCGCCCGCCCGAGGTGTCGACCCGGCTCGGCAAGGCGGGCCAGGTCACCAACGCGGTGAGCCCCGGGCTCGCCCAGCTGCTGATGAGCGCCGCCTACGCGGTGCTGCCCGACAGCGCGCCCCGGCCGGACGGGGGGGGCAGGGCGGAGCCGGCCACGGTCAGCCCGGAGGCCTGGGCGGTGGGACGGCTGATGCGGGGGATCCACCTGTAG
- a CDS encoding inositol monophosphatase family protein, translated as MGGGTADAGDPPVAAVDADLALALELADRADRISMAGFRTALAVERKQDGSPVTEADRAVERELRTRIEAARPEDALVGEEYGSAGGGARRWFLDPIDGTKNFVRGIPVFATLIALEVEGVIEVGVVSAPALGARWWAMRGGGAYASGRPVRVSTVASLDRAQLAYDSVPGFAVRGLEAPFLGLARRCARTRGFGDFWSHVLVAEGCVEVAVEPEVAPWDLAPLLRIVEEAGGRFTDLEGRPRIDGGSAVASNGLLHDEVLEALRTPC; from the coding sequence CTGGGCGGTGGGACGGCTGATGCGGGGGATCCACCTGTAGCCGCCGTCGACGCCGACCTCGCCCTGGCGCTGGAGCTCGCCGACCGCGCCGACCGCATCAGCATGGCCGGCTTTCGCACCGCCCTCGCGGTGGAGCGCAAGCAGGACGGCTCGCCGGTCACCGAGGCCGACCGCGCCGTCGAGCGCGAGCTCCGCACCCGGATCGAGGCCGCCCGTCCCGAGGACGCGCTGGTCGGGGAGGAGTACGGCAGCGCCGGCGGCGGCGCGCGGCGCTGGTTCCTCGACCCGATCGACGGCACCAAGAACTTCGTCCGCGGCATTCCGGTCTTCGCCACCCTGATCGCCCTCGAGGTGGAGGGCGTCATCGAGGTCGGGGTGGTCTCCGCGCCGGCGCTGGGGGCGCGCTGGTGGGCGATGCGCGGCGGCGGCGCGTATGCCTCGGGGCGGCCGGTGCGGGTCTCGACCGTGGCCTCGCTCGACCGGGCCCAGCTCGCCTACGACAGCGTTCCGGGCTTCGCCGTCCGCGGCCTCGAGGCGCCGTTCCTGGGGCTGGCGCGGCGCTGCGCCCGCACCCGTGGCTTCGGCGACTTCTGGTCGCACGTGCTCGTCGCCGAGGGCTGCGTCGAGGTCGCCGTCGAGCCCGAGGTCGCCCCCTGGGACCTGGCTCCGCTGCTGCGGATCGTCGAGGAGGCGGGGGGCCGGTTCACCGACCTGGAGGGCCGGCCGCGCATCGACGGCGGCAGCGCGGTCGCCAGCAACGGGCTGCTCCACGACGAGGTGCTGGAGGCGCTCCGGACACCCTGCTGA
- a CDS encoding geranylgeranyl reductase family protein, with translation MAALTHDAVVVGAGPAGALAALHLARQGRRVLVLEKARPGRDKPCGGGLTVRSWRDLEVPIDDLVVARVGIADLRCGPRRAVRVALGAEGVLMVRRRDLDRRIGEAAEQAGAELHHQEAVTALEPDAGGVEVRTGAGRYRAAAVLLATGAEAPLRSALGLAPTAGTMAVALELEGRARVAPPRDDAFVFDYAVPGGYAWAFPKVGHEGWWNAGIVTGRTGLGGELRPRLARFLDQVGLDFEELSAERATGRRIPFWGGRRVLHRGRVALLGDAAGLADPFFGEGIAEALASGRLGARAAGEVIEGRRDDLGDYTAAVDATLRTHLWRMRQAARLVYAAPTLTLRALAMSSHVRRLVTRAATERLARGPATSV, from the coding sequence GTGGCCGCCCTCACCCACGACGCCGTGGTCGTCGGCGCCGGCCCCGCCGGCGCGCTCGCCGCCCTCCATCTCGCCCGCCAGGGCCGCCGGGTGCTGGTCCTCGAGAAGGCGCGCCCCGGCCGCGACAAGCCCTGCGGAGGCGGGCTGACGGTGCGCTCCTGGCGCGACCTCGAGGTGCCGATCGACGACCTGGTGGTGGCCAGGGTCGGCATCGCCGACCTCCGCTGCGGTCCCCGGCGGGCGGTGCGCGTGGCCCTCGGCGCCGAGGGGGTGCTGATGGTCCGCCGCCGCGACCTCGACCGGCGCATCGGGGAGGCCGCGGAGCAGGCGGGCGCCGAGCTCCACCACCAGGAGGCGGTGACGGCCCTCGAGCCCGACGCCGGCGGGGTCGAGGTGCGCACCGGCGCCGGCCGCTACCGGGCCGCGGCGGTGCTGCTCGCCACCGGGGCGGAGGCCCCGCTGCGCTCCGCGCTCGGCCTGGCGCCCACCGCCGGCACCATGGCGGTGGCCCTGGAGCTGGAGGGACGGGCCCGAGTCGCCCCGCCGAGGGACGACGCCTTCGTCTTCGACTACGCCGTCCCCGGCGGCTACGCGTGGGCGTTCCCCAAGGTGGGCCACGAGGGCTGGTGGAACGCCGGCATCGTCACCGGCCGCACCGGCCTCGGCGGTGAGCTGCGCCCCCGGCTGGCGCGCTTTCTCGACCAGGTGGGGCTGGACTTCGAGGAGCTCTCCGCGGAGCGCGCCACCGGGCGGCGCATCCCCTTCTGGGGCGGCCGGCGGGTCCTCCACCGGGGCCGGGTGGCGCTGCTCGGCGACGCCGCCGGGCTCGCCGACCCGTTCTTCGGCGAGGGCATCGCCGAGGCGCTGGCCAGCGGCCGCCTCGGCGCCCGCGCCGCCGGCGAGGTGATCGAGGGCCGCCGCGACGACCTCGGCGACTACACCGCCGCCGTCGACGCCACCCTCCGCACCCACCTGTGGCGGATGCGCCAGGCCGCACGCCTCGTGTACGCCGCGCCGACGCTGACGCTGCGCGCCCTCGCGATGTCGTCGCACGTGCGACGCCTGGTGACGCGCGCAGCGACCGAGCGCCTCGCCCGCGGCCCGGCCACCTCGGTGTGA
- a CDS encoding HAD family hydrolase, whose protein sequence is MLRAALVDVGGTLWPDRATASPPPGDAVRRLAGVLPGAAPDLLERLRAALEEAVTGFSGELVQDTDGLVLEVAGRLGMPLTAAAAAAVRSAMNAPAAGLVELFAGAERLLRTLGELGLRTVIVSNAYWRDAATYRCDLEAFGLLSLVDGIVSSVDVGRRKPDPAMFLAALPLAGCEAGECVMIGNIEEKDVLPALSLGMRAIRVAPGASHPPVSAAHASVTSLDAAAAAVRELTRLG, encoded by the coding sequence ATGCTGCGGGCTGCGCTGGTCGACGTCGGGGGCACCCTCTGGCCCGACCGCGCCACCGCATCGCCTCCGCCCGGGGATGCGGTCCGGCGCCTCGCCGGGGTGCTGCCCGGCGCCGCTCCCGACCTCCTCGAGCGGCTCCGCGCGGCCCTGGAGGAGGCGGTGACCGGGTTCTCCGGCGAGCTCGTCCAGGACACCGACGGCCTGGTGCTCGAGGTGGCCGGGCGGCTGGGGATGCCCCTCACCGCCGCGGCGGCGGCGGCGGTGCGGAGCGCGATGAACGCTCCCGCCGCCGGCCTCGTCGAGCTCTTCGCGGGTGCCGAGCGGCTGCTCCGCACCCTCGGCGAGCTGGGGCTGCGCACGGTGATCGTCAGCAACGCCTACTGGCGCGACGCCGCGACCTATCGGTGCGACCTCGAGGCCTTCGGGCTGCTGTCGCTGGTCGACGGCATCGTCTCCTCGGTCGACGTCGGCCGGCGCAAGCCCGACCCGGCGATGTTCCTCGCCGCCCTGCCGCTGGCCGGGTGCGAGGCCGGAGAGTGCGTGATGATCGGCAACATCGAGGAGAAGGACGTGCTCCCCGCGCTCAGCCTCGGGATGCGCGCGATCCGGGTCGCGCCGGGGGCGTCGCACCCCCCGGTGAGCGCCGCCCACGCCTCCGTGACCAGCCTGGACGCGGCCGCCGCCGCGGTGCGCGAGCTGACCCGGCTGGGCTGA